A genomic segment from Nicotiana sylvestris chromosome 1, ASM39365v2, whole genome shotgun sequence encodes:
- the LOC104212291 gene encoding exonuclease DPD1, chloroplastic/mitochondrial, with translation MRRAAMCFSLSQFPRCSVHTLTNSWWQSFHHISRINRGSISSKVLASDKHGLDGRYNSTENRQTLTTKAQGKNKAAFSRKTTIRHEILDETTTSKVDIYNSEVTEIGCTKYVDIRQIIAENKDLAKLMTFIIFDIETTGFSREHERIIEIALRDLHGGENSTFQTLVNPGCSVPNSYIHGITTGMVNRPDVPRMGDLIPILLRYVGSRQKPGGCVVLVAHNARGFDVPFLIKEFSRCSFDIPPNWLFVDTLPLAREVMKSGGAKVPPKVSLQALGQHYGIPLAGSAHRAMVDVHMLSAVFQRLTFDLKLTIPSLIEGHSFWPSEVGSSKKKKNTRET, from the exons ATGAGAAGAGCTGCAATGTGCTTCTCGCTTTCACAGTTTCCTCGATGTAGTGTTCATACCCTGACTAACTCATGGTGGCAAAGTTTTCACCATATAAGTAGGATCAATAGGGGAAGCATTAGCTCCAAGGTTCTTGCCTCTGATAAACATGGGCTGGATGGTAGATATAATAGTACTGAGAATAGACAGACCCTAACTACAAAAGCCCAAGGGAAAAACAAGGCTGCTTTTAGCAGAAAAACAACTATCAGGCATGAAATATTAGATGAAACAACAACTTCTAAAGTAGACATATATAATTCAGAAGTAACTGAAATAGGATGTACTAAATATGTTGATATTCGACAGATAATTGCTGAAAACAAAGATTTGGCCAAACTTATgacttttatcatttttgataTTGAGACTACTGGGTTTAGTAGAGAACATGAAAGAATTATCGAGATTGCATTGCGGGATCTTCATGGGGGTGAAAACAGCACATTCCAGACATTAGTCAATCCTGGATGTAGTGTTCCAAATTCATATATCCATGGAATTACTACTGGTATGGTCAATCGACCTGATGTCCCCAG GATGGGGGACCTCATTCCCATCTTATTGCGGTATGTAGGAAGCCGCCAGAAACCTGGTGGATGTGTGGTGTTGGTGGCGCATAACGCTCGCGGTTTTGATGTTCCTTTTCTAATTAAGGAATTCAGTAGATGCTCTTTTGATATTCCCCCAAATTGGTTGTTCGTTGATACTCTTCCTTTGGCACGTGAAGTCATGAAGTCCGGAG GCGCAAAGGTTCCTCCAAAAGTCTCGTTGCAAGCTCTAGGTCAACACTATGGGATCCCATTAGCTGGTTCTGCTCATAGAGCCATGGTGGATGTGCACATGTTATCAGCAGTTTTTCAACGGCTGACTTTTGACCTGAAGTTGACAATCCCTTCTCTTATTGAAGGGCATTCCTTTTGGCCATCAGAAGTAGGCagctcgaagaagaagaagaatactaGGGAAACATAG